A segment of the Pseudomonas serboccidentalis genome:
GTACGCACGGCACTGGATTACACCTGGCGCACCCTGCGCGATGCCGAACAACTGGGCAAAGGCCAGTTCGTGCCGCGTCGCCTGCCGCTGGATTTTTGCTCGTAACGTCGTGAGGTCTGCCTGATGAAACTACGTGGCCTGTATGCCATCACCGACAGCACACTGCTGGCGGGCAAGTTTCTGTCGTACGTGGAGGCGGCGCTGGAAGGCGGCGTCACCCTGCTGCAATACCGCGACAAAAGCAGCGACGAGGCCCGCCGCCTGCGCGAGGCCGAAGCCCTGCGTGACCTGTGCGAGCGCTACAAGACGCAGTTGATCATCAACGATGACGCCGAGCTGGCCGCGCGCCTGAACGTCGGCGTGCACCTGGGCCAGACCGACGGCCCACTGTCGCCGACCCGCGCTCTGCTCGGCTCCAAGGCCATCATCGGTTCGACCTGCCACGCGCAACTCGAACTGGCCGAACAAGCCGCCAAAGAAGGCGCGAGCTATGTCGCCTTCGGCCGCTTTTTCAACTCCAACACCAAACCCGGCGCACCGAGTTGCAGCCTCGATCTGCTCGACGAGGCCAAACGCACACTGCACCTGCCGATCTGCGCGATTGGCGGCATCACCCTCGACAACGCCGCCCCGTTGGTGGCCCATGGTGTCGACCTGCTGGCGGTTGTCCACGGCTTGTTTGGTGCCCAAAGCACCGCCGAAGTGACCCGCCGCGCCCGCGCCTTCAACGAACTTCTGAAAATCTGATTTGAGAGCCGACCATGTCTCGTTCCGAAACCCTGTTTGCCAATGCCCAGAAACACATTCCCGGAGGCGTGAACTCGCCGGTTCGCGCGTTCAAGAGCGTGGGCGGCACGCCGCTGTTCTTCAAGCATGCCGAAGGCGCCTACGTCACTGACGAAGACGACAAGCGCTATGTGGATTACGTGGGTTCGTGGGGGCCGATGATCCTCGGCCACAGTCACCCGGACGTGCTCGACGCCGTGCGCAATCAACTGCAACACGGTCTGTCCTACGGCGCGCCGACCGCGATGGAAACCGAAATGGCCGATCTGGTCTGCTCGCTGGTGCCATCGATGGACATGGTGCGCATGGTCAGCTCCGGCACCGAAGCGACCATGAGTGCGATCCGCCTGGCCCGTGGCTACACCGGTCGTGACAGCATCATCAAGTTCGAAGGCTGCTACCACGGTCACTCCGACAGCCTGCTGGTCAAGGCCGGCTCCGGCGCACTGACCCAGGGCGTACCGAGCTCTGCCGGTGTGCCAGCCGCATTCGCCAAACACACCCTGACCCTGCCGTTCAACGACATCGACGCCGTTGAGAAGATGCTCGCCGAAGTCGGCCAGGATGTGGCCTGCATCATCGTCGAGCCGGTGGCCGGTAACATGAACTGCGTACCGCCAGCGCCGGGTTTCCTCGAAGGCCTGCGCTCGCTGTGCGACAAGCATGGCGTGGTGCTGATTTTCGACGAAGTGATGACTGGTTTCCGCGTCGCCCTTGGCGGTGCTCAGGCTTACTACGGGGTCAATCCTGACCTGACCACGTTCGGCAAGATCATCGGCGGCGGCATGCCGGTCGGCTGCTTCGGCGGCAAGCGTGAAATCATGGAACGCATCGCGCCGCTGGGCCCGGTGTATCAGGCCGGCACCCTGTCGGGTAATCCGCTGGCGATGGCCGCGGGCTTGACCACCCTGCGCCTGATCAGCCGCCCGGGTTTCCACGCCGAGCTGACCGACTACACCACGCGCCTGCTCGACGGCCTGCAACAACGCGCCGATGCGGCGGGCATTCCGTTCGTCACCACCCAGGCTGGCGGCATGTTCGGTCTGTACTTCAGCGGCGCCGACGACATCGTCACTTTTGAAGACGTAATGGCCAGCGACGCGGCGCTGTTCGGTCGCTTCTTCCACCTGATGCTGGAAGGCGGTGTGTACTTGGCACCGAGCGCGTTCGAAGCCGGTTTCACTTCGATCGCCCACGGCGAAGCCGAGCTGAAAATCACTCTGGACGCTGCCGAGCGCGCCTTCGCTGCACTGAAGTAATGGCCATAACGCTGACGTTGGCCATCGCCAGCGTCAGCTTTCACCTACACCCACGCCGTTTTTCCACGCCTCTGCTAAAAATCCGCCACAAAGTGGGCGATATATTCCCCGTGCAGCAGAAAAACGAGTAAAGACTTTGTAAGGTTGGCCCTGCTTATTTCATAATGCGCGCTTATTGGATCCCTCGATGGGTCCGCGTGCCCTTCAGAGGTAAGTCGATTCCCATGAACCGCACCGGCCGCACCCTTGCCTTGGGCTGCCTGTTGCTCCTTCAGCCCCTGCTCGCGCATGCACAAGCAGGCGGCAACTCGTTGTTGATCCCGGCGATGGGTCGTTGCACCCTCAACACTCAGCCGCAAGACGTCACGCAGGCACTGGCCGCCTGCCAGAAAGCGGCGGACGAAGGGGATGCGCAAGCGCAATACGAGTTGGGTGAGTTCTACTACGACGGCAAGAATGCGCCGCGCGACCTCAATCAAGCCCTGAGCTATTTCGAAAAGGCCTCGTTGCAAGGCCACGCTCAGGCGCAGTTCAAGCTTGGCACCATGTTCTTCCACGGCGAAGGCGTGCAGGCCAACAACATTCAGGCGTACATCGTGCTGAAGATGGCTGCGGTCAACGGCGCTGAAGACGCCCTGGACACCGCCGACGAAGTCTCCGAAAAAATGTCCCGCGAAGACCTCGAAACCGCTACCCAGGTGCTCGGGCAAATTTTCCGTAAATACCTGATGGAACTGCAGAACGCCGATGGGCGTACGCCGTTCTCGCCTCTTCCCTGATTTCTGCGCCGACCTTTCTGACCCCATCGCGAGCAGGCTCACTCCTACAGGTGATCTTCTTGTAGGAGTGAGCCTGCTCGCGAATGGTGCGACTCGGTTTGGCGGCTTACTTCTCAGGCATCGGCATCGGAAACGGCATCACATTGCCGACCGCACCACGGGCTTCGCTGATTTTCGGGGTACCCAGACGTTCCACCTCGTCGATGCGCACGATCGAATGCATCGGCACAAAGCTGCGCACCACGCCTTCGAACTGCGCCTTGAGCTTCTCTTCGCTCGGATCGACGACCACTTGCGTGCGCTCGCCAAAGACGAACTCTTCCACTTCCAGGAAGCCCCACAGATCACTTTGATAGATCTGCTTGGCGTACATTTCGAACACCTGGCCCTGGTTGAGGAAAATCACCTTATAGATTGGAGCTTCGCGTTTGGTCATGGCGGGGGGATAACATCGGGGATAAAAATGAGGGCGCAAACTATAGCATAGCCACCGGACGCGCAGCGGTAGGAACCTGAGGGCTTGTTCCCTATAATGCGCGGTTCTTTGAATCACGTGACGACCCTACTCCATGGCCAAGAAGCTTTACATCGAAACCCACG
Coding sequences within it:
- a CDS encoding tetratricopeptide repeat protein, giving the protein MNRTGRTLALGCLLLLQPLLAHAQAGGNSLLIPAMGRCTLNTQPQDVTQALAACQKAADEGDAQAQYELGEFYYDGKNAPRDLNQALSYFEKASLQGHAQAQFKLGTMFFHGEGVQANNIQAYIVLKMAAVNGAEDALDTADEVSEKMSREDLETATQVLGQIFRKYLMELQNADGRTPFSPLP
- the hemL gene encoding glutamate-1-semialdehyde 2,1-aminomutase; protein product: MSRSETLFANAQKHIPGGVNSPVRAFKSVGGTPLFFKHAEGAYVTDEDDKRYVDYVGSWGPMILGHSHPDVLDAVRNQLQHGLSYGAPTAMETEMADLVCSLVPSMDMVRMVSSGTEATMSAIRLARGYTGRDSIIKFEGCYHGHSDSLLVKAGSGALTQGVPSSAGVPAAFAKHTLTLPFNDIDAVEKMLAEVGQDVACIIVEPVAGNMNCVPPAPGFLEGLRSLCDKHGVVLIFDEVMTGFRVALGGAQAYYGVNPDLTTFGKIIGGGMPVGCFGGKREIMERIAPLGPVYQAGTLSGNPLAMAAGLTTLRLISRPGFHAELTDYTTRLLDGLQQRADAAGIPFVTTQAGGMFGLYFSGADDIVTFEDVMASDAALFGRFFHLMLEGGVYLAPSAFEAGFTSIAHGEAELKITLDAAERAFAALK
- a CDS encoding DUF1820 family protein produces the protein MTKREAPIYKVIFLNQGQVFEMYAKQIYQSDLWGFLEVEEFVFGERTQVVVDPSEEKLKAQFEGVVRSFVPMHSIVRIDEVERLGTPKISEARGAVGNVMPFPMPMPEK
- the thiE gene encoding thiamine phosphate synthase; amino-acid sequence: MKLRGLYAITDSTLLAGKFLSYVEAALEGGVTLLQYRDKSSDEARRLREAEALRDLCERYKTQLIINDDAELAARLNVGVHLGQTDGPLSPTRALLGSKAIIGSTCHAQLELAEQAAKEGASYVAFGRFFNSNTKPGAPSCSLDLLDEAKRTLHLPICAIGGITLDNAAPLVAHGVDLLAVVHGLFGAQSTAEVTRRARAFNELLKI